A stretch of Lysinibacillus agricola DNA encodes these proteins:
- a CDS encoding 3-hydroxyacyl-CoA dehydrogenase, producing the protein MKEVIAVVTGGASGLGEATVRKIVAEGGKAVIFDLNDERGHALVEELGENVQYARVDVTKEADVAAGLEQAVARFGSINVTVNCAGIADASKVLSKRGVHALDLFEKVISVNLIGTFNVIRLVAEKMQHNEPNEDGQRGVIINTASVAAFDGQIGQAAYSASKGGVAAMTLPIARELAEIGVRVMTIAPGLVETPMFASLPEPARTALAQMTPFPKRLGKPSEYALLVESIIKNGLLNGEVIRLDGAIRMQPK; encoded by the coding sequence ATGAAGGAAGTAATAGCAGTAGTAACAGGAGGAGCATCTGGCTTAGGGGAGGCTACTGTTCGCAAAATTGTTGCAGAAGGTGGCAAAGCAGTAATTTTTGATCTTAATGACGAGCGAGGACATGCACTAGTGGAGGAGTTAGGGGAGAATGTCCAATATGCACGTGTTGATGTAACAAAAGAAGCTGATGTAGCGGCAGGGCTTGAGCAAGCAGTAGCAAGATTTGGGTCCATTAATGTCACCGTGAATTGTGCTGGAATTGCTGATGCAAGTAAAGTACTTTCAAAGCGAGGTGTACATGCCCTCGATTTATTTGAAAAGGTGATTTCTGTCAATTTAATTGGTACTTTCAATGTTATTCGCCTAGTAGCTGAGAAAATGCAACATAATGAGCCAAACGAGGATGGTCAGCGTGGCGTTATTATTAATACTGCATCTGTGGCAGCATTTGATGGGCAAATAGGCCAAGCAGCATATAGCGCATCAAAGGGTGGTGTGGCAGCGATGACGTTACCGATTGCCAGGGAGCTTGCTGAAATCGGTGTACGTGTTATGACTATTGCTCCAGGGTTAGTAGAAACACCAATGTTTGCATCGTTACCAGAGCCAGCAAGAACAGCGCTTGCCCAAATGACTCCGTTCCCAAAACGACTTGGTAAGCCATCAGAATATGCGCTATTGGTCGAAAGTATTATCAAAAATGGTTTGTTAAATGGTGAAGTAATCCGCTTGGACGGCGCGATTCGTATGCAGCCAAAATAA
- a CDS encoding long-chain fatty acid--CoA ligase — protein sequence MNMMDTPLLLTSFLDRAERFFHAKKIYSRTSPTTIHEFTYKEYVKRTRKLADALTKLGMERGMKVGTFAWNHHRHLEAYFAVPCAGAVLHMINIRLAPEHIVYVINHAEDEILLIDDNLVPLIAPIVSQLKSVKHFIVMGDTVVLEDIPLPNALSYEALLEEANDDFRFPDNLDENTPAGMCYTSATTGMPKGVVYTHRSIVLHTMAAGISDSIAIGEADVLLPVVPMFHANAWGFPFAGVLFGATQVLPGPMFTPQLLLDLFETYKVTLTAGVPTIWLGVLQEQRKNPRDLSSIRLIVCGGSASPLGLVRGFEEELKIPYMTGYGMTETSPLVSVSTYLTHMQDYTLDEKMDVRITQGITVPLIETRVVNENGEVPWDGKTMGELTIRGPWIAAEYYNDERTKEAFKDGWLYTGDIAVVTVDGYIKITDRTKDLIKSGGEWISSVELENALMSHPKVFEAAVIAIPHEKWIERPLACVVPKPEFKDAITKSELLDDLQSQFHKTWIPDDVVFLDEVPKTSVGKFMKIKLREDLKDYRVEV from the coding sequence ATGAATATGATGGATACACCTTTATTATTAACAAGTTTTTTGGATCGAGCAGAACGATTTTTTCATGCGAAAAAAATATATTCGCGGACAAGCCCTACAACAATTCACGAGTTTACCTATAAAGAATATGTAAAACGGACTCGTAAATTAGCAGATGCCCTTACAAAGCTAGGGATGGAGCGAGGTATGAAGGTAGGTACCTTTGCTTGGAATCACCACCGCCATTTAGAAGCGTATTTTGCAGTCCCATGTGCAGGAGCTGTATTGCATATGATTAATATTCGATTAGCGCCTGAGCATATTGTTTATGTAATTAATCATGCAGAAGATGAAATATTACTAATTGATGATAACTTAGTTCCACTTATAGCACCGATTGTCTCACAACTTAAATCAGTAAAGCATTTTATCGTAATGGGAGATACTGTTGTGCTAGAAGACATCCCATTACCGAATGCCCTTTCTTATGAGGCATTACTCGAAGAGGCAAATGATGATTTTAGATTCCCGGATAATTTAGATGAAAATACACCTGCTGGCATGTGCTACACAAGTGCGACTACAGGAATGCCAAAGGGTGTGGTGTATACTCATCGTAGTATTGTCCTCCATACTATGGCAGCAGGAATCTCCGATAGTATTGCAATAGGTGAGGCTGATGTTTTACTACCTGTCGTACCAATGTTTCATGCGAATGCGTGGGGATTTCCGTTCGCTGGTGTATTATTTGGTGCTACACAGGTGCTTCCTGGGCCAATGTTTACACCGCAGCTATTACTTGATTTATTTGAAACATATAAGGTAACGTTGACTGCTGGAGTACCGACAATTTGGCTTGGGGTATTACAGGAGCAACGCAAAAATCCTCGTGATTTGTCTTCGATACGGTTGATTGTATGTGGTGGTTCAGCATCGCCGCTCGGTCTAGTTCGTGGCTTTGAGGAGGAGCTTAAAATTCCTTACATGACGGGCTACGGTATGACCGAGACGTCGCCACTTGTTAGCGTATCGACGTATTTAACACATATGCAAGATTATACGTTGGATGAAAAAATGGACGTTCGTATTACGCAGGGAATAACAGTGCCGCTCATTGAGACACGCGTAGTCAATGAAAATGGTGAAGTACCTTGGGATGGCAAAACAATGGGCGAATTGACAATTAGGGGCCCATGGATTGCTGCCGAGTATTATAACGATGAACGAACAAAGGAAGCCTTTAAAGATGGCTGGCTCTACACTGGTGATATTGCGGTAGTGACAGTAGATGGTTATATTAAAATTACAGATCGTACAAAGGATTTAATTAAGAGCGGTGGAGAATGGATTTCTTCAGTGGAGCTTGAAAATGCTTTAATGTCACATCCTAAAGTGTTTGAAGCTGCTGTTATAGCAATTCCACATGAAAAATGGATTGAACGACCTCTAGCATGTGTTGTACCAAAGCCTGAATTTAAGGATGCCATTACGAAATCAGAGTTATTAGATGATTTACAATCGCAATTCCATAAAACATGGATTCCTGATGATGTTGTATTTTTAGATGAGGTACCTAAAACCTCTGTAGGAAAATTCATGAAGATAAAATTGCGAGAAGATTTAAAGGATTATCGAGTTGAGGTTTAG
- a CDS encoding CheR family methyltransferase — MSDYEQFIEGIKRKTGIDLALYKEAQMKRRLTSLYEKKGYRNFVDFLKALEQDRDLMNEFLDRMTINVSEFYRNGKRWEVLQKKIFPKLLQSNKRLKIWSAACSTGEEPYSLVMVLSQLVPLSQIQIVATDLDENVIQKAKLGVYPERSLAEVPSDIKAKYFEQEGSFYRVKDEIKRCVTFKKQNLLNDHYDSNYDLIVCRNVMIYFTEEAKDQIYANFSKALRKDGILFVGSTEQIFNPSRYEFEVEDTFFYRRK; from the coding sequence ATGTCTGATTATGAACAGTTTATAGAAGGTATTAAGCGCAAAACAGGAATAGATTTAGCATTATATAAAGAAGCGCAAATGAAAAGACGATTAACATCTCTGTATGAGAAAAAGGGATATCGTAATTTTGTGGACTTTCTAAAGGCACTTGAACAAGATCGTGATTTAATGAATGAGTTTTTAGATCGCATGACGATCAATGTTTCCGAATTTTATCGCAATGGGAAGCGCTGGGAAGTATTGCAGAAAAAAATATTTCCAAAATTACTGCAATCTAATAAGCGTTTAAAAATTTGGAGTGCTGCTTGTTCAACAGGTGAAGAACCTTATTCTTTAGTCATGGTATTATCTCAATTAGTACCATTATCTCAGATTCAAATCGTTGCTACTGATCTTGATGAGAATGTTATTCAAAAGGCGAAATTAGGTGTGTATCCAGAGCGCTCATTAGCAGAAGTGCCGAGTGATATTAAAGCCAAGTATTTTGAGCAAGAAGGTTCCTTTTATAGGGTCAAGGATGAGATTAAACGTTGTGTGACTTTTAAGAAGCAAAATTTACTTAATGACCATTACGATTCTAATTATGATTTAATTGTTTGCCGCAATGTTATGATTTATTTTACTGAAGAAGCAAAGGATCAGATTTATGCGAATTTTAGTAAAGCATTGCGCAAGGATGGGATATTATTTGTTGGATCAACGGAGCAAATCTTTAATCCATCTCGTTATGAGTTTGAAGTAGAAGATACATTTTTCTATAGACGAAAATAG